In the genome of Bacillus sp. S3, one region contains:
- the walK gene encoding cell wall metabolism sensor histidine kinase WalK — protein MKKVGFFRSIHVKFVIIYVLLILVAMQIIGVYFVKQLEQTLRTNFQTSLKERVNLLAYNIVEEMEKERTPEDPTLEEDINKILRDFEAGDISEVRVIENRSLKILGTSNRGNQGVVGQRTTLLQVKQSMVLEEDQSVIKVDKPSGHRIWVLSTPIKSGKKVIGAIYLVAKIESVFEQMKTINGIFATGTGIALAITAVLGILLAQTITRPIADMKKQAQAMAKGNFSRKVKVYGHDEIGTLAMTFNHLTKKLQEAQAMTEGERRKLSSVLSYMTDGVIATDRKGRVILINEPAADMLNVSRETVLSQPIVSLLDLDDTNTFEDLLEEKDSLILDYSTKAERYILRANFSVIQKETGFVNGLIAVLHDITEQEKIEAERREFVANVSHELRTPLTTMRSYLEALADGAWQDKEIAPNFLEVTRTETERMIRLVNDLLQLSKMDSTDYKLNREWVNFVKFYHRIIDRFEMAKEQNVTFKRKLPKQEIFVEIDEDKMTQVLYNIISNALKYSPEGGQVTFSVKENNDQIIVSVSDQGVGIPKENISKIFDRFYRVDKARARKLGGTGLGLAIAREMVNAHGGAIWATSEEGKGTKISFSLPYERSEEDEWS, from the coding sequence ATGAAAAAAGTTGGCTTCTTTCGCTCGATACACGTAAAATTTGTAATCATCTATGTCCTCCTAATTTTAGTGGCGATGCAAATTATCGGGGTCTATTTTGTCAAGCAGCTTGAACAAACCTTACGAACCAACTTCCAGACCTCATTGAAGGAACGGGTGAATTTACTCGCCTATAATATTGTCGAAGAGATGGAAAAAGAAAGAACACCTGAAGACCCTACCCTTGAGGAGGATATCAATAAAATTCTGCGTGACTTTGAAGCAGGTGATATCTCGGAAGTGCGGGTGATTGAAAATAGATCGCTAAAAATCCTCGGAACTTCTAATCGCGGCAACCAAGGGGTAGTCGGACAAAGGACGACATTGCTTCAGGTGAAACAATCAATGGTGTTAGAAGAGGATCAAAGTGTTATCAAAGTTGATAAGCCGTCAGGTCACAGGATTTGGGTCCTCTCCACTCCGATTAAGTCAGGGAAAAAGGTAATCGGTGCTATCTATTTAGTGGCAAAAATTGAAAGTGTATTTGAACAGATGAAAACGATTAATGGCATTTTTGCAACCGGCACAGGTATTGCCTTAGCAATCACGGCTGTTTTAGGAATTTTGTTAGCTCAAACCATTACACGGCCGATTGCCGATATGAAGAAGCAAGCCCAGGCGATGGCAAAAGGGAATTTTTCGCGGAAGGTTAAAGTGTACGGTCATGATGAAATTGGTACATTAGCTATGACCTTTAACCATTTAACGAAGAAGCTTCAGGAAGCCCAGGCAATGACGGAAGGGGAACGAAGAAAGCTATCATCCGTCCTGTCATATATGACGGATGGGGTAATAGCGACGGACCGAAAAGGCCGGGTGATTTTAATAAACGAACCGGCTGCTGACATGCTGAATGTTTCACGTGAAACAGTTCTTTCTCAGCCGATTGTCTCTTTATTAGATTTAGATGATACCAATACTTTTGAAGATCTTCTCGAAGAAAAGGATTCATTAATCTTAGACTATAGTACGAAAGCAGAACGCTATATTTTACGAGCGAACTTCTCCGTTATTCAAAAGGAAACCGGCTTTGTCAATGGTTTGATTGCCGTATTGCATGATATAACAGAGCAGGAAAAAATTGAAGCGGAAAGAAGAGAGTTTGTTGCCAATGTCTCTCATGAATTACGGACGCCGCTAACCACGATGCGCAGTTACCTGGAGGCCCTTGCTGACGGGGCGTGGCAGGATAAAGAAATTGCACCCAACTTTTTAGAGGTGACGCGGACAGAAACAGAAAGAATGATCCGGCTTGTCAATGATCTGCTGCAGCTATCGAAAATGGATAGCACAGATTACAAGCTGAATCGGGAATGGGTGAATTTTGTTAAGTTCTATCACCGCATCATCGACCGATTCGAGATGGCCAAGGAACAAAACGTAACCTTTAAAAGAAAACTGCCGAAACAAGAGATTTTTGTTGAAATTGATGAAGATAAGATGACGCAGGTGTTATACAATATCATCTCTAATGCCTTGAAGTATTCTCCAGAAGGCGGCCAAGTTACTTTTTCGGTTAAAGAAAATAATGACCAAATAATCGTCAGTGTCTCCGACCAAGGTGTAGGGATTCCAAAAGAGAATATTAGCAAGATTTTTGACCGCTTTTATCGTGTTGATAAAGCAAGAGCTCGGAAGCTGGGGGGGACGGGACTTGGTTTGGCCATTGCGAGGGAGATGGTCAATGCTCATGGCGGGGCCATTTGGGCAACGAGTGAGGAAGGAAAAGGAACGAAGATTTCCTTTTCACTGCCATACGAACGTTCTGAAGAGGATGAATGGTCATGA
- the yycF gene encoding response regulator YycF, translated as MEKKILVVDDEKPIADILQFNLKKEGYVVYCAYDGNEALRLVEEIQPDLILLDIMLPQRDGMEVCREVRKKYEMPIIMLTAKDSEIDKVLGLELGADDYVTKPFSTRELIARVKANLRRHNQILAQPDAESETNEIEIGSLVIHPDAYVVSKRGETIELTHREFELLYYLAQHIGQVMTREHLLQTVWGYDYYGDVRTVDVTVRRLREKIEDSPSHPTWIVTRRGVGYYLRNPEQE; from the coding sequence ATGGAAAAGAAAATTCTTGTTGTTGATGATGAAAAGCCAATTGCAGATATTTTGCAATTTAACTTAAAAAAAGAAGGTTATGTGGTCTACTGCGCCTACGATGGAAATGAAGCACTACGCCTGGTAGAAGAAATCCAGCCGGATTTAATTCTTTTAGATATCATGCTTCCACAGAGAGACGGGATGGAAGTATGCCGCGAAGTCCGTAAGAAGTATGAAATGCCAATTATAATGCTCACAGCAAAGGATTCTGAAATTGATAAAGTATTAGGGCTTGAACTTGGGGCAGATGATTATGTGACCAAACCATTTAGCACAAGGGAATTAATTGCCCGCGTTAAGGCAAATTTGCGCCGCCACAATCAAATTCTCGCTCAGCCGGATGCTGAAAGTGAAACGAATGAGATTGAAATTGGCTCGCTAGTCATTCATCCTGATGCCTATGTAGTGTCCAAACGAGGCGAAACGATTGAGCTGACACACCGTGAATTTGAACTGCTTTACTATTTGGCACAGCATATTGGTCAAGTGATGACAAGAGAGCATTTGCTGCAAACCGTGTGGGGCTACGATTATTATGGTGATGTACGAACGGTCGATGTAACCGTAAGGCGCTTGCGTGAAAAAATTGAGGATAGCCCGAGCCATCCAACATGGATTGTCACCCGCCGCGGGGTTGGATATTATTTACGCAATCCTGAACAGGAGTAG
- a CDS encoding LysM peptidoglycan-binding domain-containing M23 family metallopeptidase, whose protein sequence is MLFSNKSSKRFLLLKTTVVTAMAASVIAFSNGPVAFATSSKLTTVYHVYLNSTYIGNVTDKEVVNKVIAEKVDTAKKSFKDANFNIGSQVQYIPEQVFRAATTNQDTVQTIKDTFQLQAEASALVIDGKPVVYLGNKETAEEVVKKLKLQYVTEEQLTELEARKAKSDASLPALQENETRIVDVRLSKNVSIEDENIAPDQMMSADDAVTFLQKGTLEEKKYAIQEGDVLETIAQDHGLAKADLLALNPDLTEDTLLQIGQDINVTALQPFVEVIVDKEVNQQEVIPFANEVVEDSSMPKGETKEKQQGQNGSRSVTYAITEQNGVTVKKDQSSEQIIQQPVNHIVVKGTKAIPSRGEGSFAWPAVGGYISSQMGYRWGKMHKGIDIARPSDRTIKAADNGVVVSAGWSGGYGNRIIIDHQNGFRTLYGHMASLNVHAGQTVSKGTAIGVMGSTGDSTGIHLHFEVYKDGGLVNPLSYLK, encoded by the coding sequence ATGTTATTCTCGAATAAAAGCTCCAAAAGATTCTTATTATTAAAAACAACTGTAGTCACTGCCATGGCTGCATCTGTTATCGCTTTTAGCAATGGCCCGGTTGCATTTGCTACATCATCAAAATTGACCACTGTTTATCATGTATATCTTAATAGCACCTACATAGGTAATGTTACCGATAAAGAAGTAGTGAATAAAGTTATAGCTGAGAAAGTTGATACAGCAAAGAAATCCTTCAAGGATGCAAATTTTAATATAGGTTCACAGGTTCAATACATACCTGAACAGGTCTTCCGAGCAGCAACAACCAATCAAGATACAGTGCAAACGATAAAGGACACATTCCAGCTTCAAGCTGAAGCCTCCGCTCTCGTGATTGACGGGAAGCCGGTTGTTTACCTTGGTAATAAGGAGACAGCTGAAGAAGTCGTGAAAAAGCTGAAACTGCAATATGTAACTGAGGAGCAATTAACGGAACTTGAGGCAAGAAAGGCCAAATCCGATGCATCCTTACCGGCATTACAAGAAAATGAAACTCGTATAGTAGACGTTCGTCTATCAAAAAATGTTTCAATCGAAGACGAAAACATTGCTCCGGATCAAATGATGTCTGCTGATGATGCCGTTACCTTTTTACAAAAAGGGACTTTGGAAGAAAAGAAATATGCGATTCAAGAGGGCGACGTGCTTGAAACCATTGCTCAGGATCATGGATTAGCGAAAGCTGATCTTTTAGCCTTAAATCCTGATTTAACAGAGGACACCCTTTTGCAAATTGGTCAGGATATAAACGTAACAGCGCTTCAACCGTTTGTCGAGGTAATCGTTGATAAAGAAGTCAATCAACAGGAAGTCATTCCATTTGCCAATGAAGTCGTTGAAGACTCATCGATGCCAAAGGGTGAGACGAAAGAAAAGCAACAAGGACAAAACGGTTCGCGTTCTGTAACATATGCCATCACAGAACAGAATGGGGTAACGGTTAAGAAGGACCAGTCAAGCGAGCAGATTATCCAGCAGCCTGTTAATCATATTGTGGTAAAAGGAACAAAGGCTATTCCATCCCGCGGTGAAGGCAGCTTCGCCTGGCCGGCAGTCGGCGGCTATATTTCCAGTCAAATGGGTTACCGCTGGGGCAAAATGCATAAAGGGATTGATATTGCCAGACCGAGCGACAGGACCATCAAAGCGGCTGATAATGGTGTGGTAGTTTCTGCCGGCTGGAGTGGCGGCTATGGCAATAGAATTATTATTGATCATCAAAATGGTTTCCGCACACTTTATGGACATATGGCATCACTCAATGTTCATGCAGGACAAACAGTTTCAAAAGGAACCGCCATTGGCGTAATGGGATCAACCGGTGACTCAACAGGGATTCACCTTCATTTTGAAGTGTATAAAGATGGCGGCTTAGTGAACCCCCTTTCGTATCTGAAATAA
- a CDS encoding adenylosuccinate synthase: MSSVVVVGTQWGDEGKGKITDFLSENAEVIARYQGGNNAGHTIKFNGETYKLHLIPSGIFNKEKISVIGNGMVVDPKALVQELAYLHEKGITTENLRISNRAHVILPYHLKLDEVEETRKGANKIGTTKKGIGPAYMDKAARVGIRIADLLDREIFEEKLIQNLEEKNRLFERIYETEGFKKEDILDEYFEYGQQIEKYVCDTSVVLNDALDEGKRVLFEGAQGVMLDIDQGTYPFVTSSNPVAGGVTIGSGVGPSKITHAVGVCKAYTSRVGDGPFPTELNDEIGNQIREVGREYGTTTGRPRRVGWFDSVVVRHARRVSGLTDLSLNSIDVLTGIETLKICTAYRFKDEVITEYPANLKVLAQCEPIYEELPGWTEDITGVKTLDELPVNARHYVERVTQLTGIPLSTFSVGPDRNQTNVVRSPWRMI; encoded by the coding sequence ATGTCATCAGTAGTGGTTGTTGGTACGCAATGGGGAGACGAAGGAAAAGGGAAAATTACCGATTTTCTTTCAGAAAATGCTGAGGTCATCGCTCGTTACCAAGGTGGTAACAATGCAGGCCACACCATTAAATTTAACGGGGAAACCTATAAATTACATTTAATTCCTTCAGGGATATTTAATAAAGAAAAAATCAGTGTCATCGGTAATGGAATGGTTGTTGATCCAAAGGCACTTGTACAAGAATTAGCTTATTTACATGAAAAAGGAATTACAACCGAGAATCTTCGGATTAGCAACCGTGCCCACGTCATCCTTCCGTACCATTTAAAATTAGATGAAGTGGAAGAGACACGAAAAGGCGCTAATAAAATCGGAACAACGAAAAAGGGAATCGGCCCTGCTTATATGGATAAGGCAGCCCGTGTTGGTATTCGTATTGCTGATTTACTTGACCGTGAAATTTTTGAAGAGAAACTTATACAGAACCTTGAAGAAAAAAATCGCTTATTCGAGCGTATTTATGAGACTGAAGGCTTTAAAAAAGAAGACATTCTCGACGAATACTTTGAATATGGCCAACAAATTGAGAAATATGTGTGCGATACATCTGTTGTATTAAATGATGCATTGGATGAGGGCAAGCGTGTTTTATTTGAGGGTGCTCAGGGCGTCATGCTTGATATCGACCAAGGTACCTACCCATTTGTTACTTCTTCGAACCCAGTTGCAGGAGGCGTGACAATCGGTTCTGGTGTCGGCCCATCAAAAATCACGCATGCAGTCGGTGTATGTAAAGCGTACACTTCTCGTGTCGGTGATGGTCCATTCCCAACTGAATTAAATGATGAAATCGGAAACCAAATTCGTGAAGTAGGTCGTGAGTATGGAACAACAACAGGCCGTCCGCGCCGTGTTGGCTGGTTTGACAGTGTTGTCGTTCGTCATGCCCGCCGTGTCAGCGGATTAACGGACCTTTCTCTTAATTCAATCGATGTGTTAACAGGGATTGAAACATTAAAGATTTGCACGGCTTATCGCTTCAAAGATGAAGTCATTACCGAATATCCTGCTAACTTAAAGGTTTTAGCACAATGTGAGCCTATTTACGAGGAGCTTCCTGGCTGGACAGAGGATATTACAGGGGTTAAAACATTAGATGAACTGCCTGTAAATGCCCGCCACTACGTGGAACGTGTAACACAGCTTACAGGTATTCCGTTATCCACCTTCTCAGTCGGCCCGGATCGAAATCAAACAAATGTTGTCCGCAGCCCGTGGAGAATGATCTAA
- the dnaB gene encoding replicative DNA helicase, with protein MNDVYADRMPPQNIEAEQAVLGAIFLEPSALTMASEILIPEDFYRASHQKIFHVMLHLSDQGKAVDLVTVTEELAAAKLIEDIGGVSYLSDLAGSVPTAANIEYYARIVEEKSLLRRLIRTATTIASDGYSREDEVEALLSEAEKSILEVAQRKNAGAFHDIKDVLVRTYDNIEEMHKRVGEITGLETGFVELDRMTAGFQRNDLIIVGARPSVGKTAFALNIAQNVAKKTGENIAIFSLEMGAEQLVMRLLCAEGNIDAQRLRTGSLTEEDWGKLTMAMGALSNTGIYIDDTPGVRVGDIRSKCRRLKQEHGLGMILIDYLQLILGSGRSGENRQQEVSEISRSLKQLARELQVPVIALSQLSRGVEQRQDKRPMMSDIRESGSIEQDADIVAFLYRDDYYDKESESKNIIEIIIAKQRNGPTGTVSLAFVKEYNKFVNIETRYDSPPGA; from the coding sequence ATGAATGATGTATATGCAGATCGTATGCCGCCGCAAAATATAGAGGCAGAACAGGCGGTACTAGGGGCAATCTTTCTTGAGCCCTCTGCTCTCACAATGGCTTCGGAAATTTTAATTCCTGAAGATTTTTATCGTGCCTCCCACCAAAAAATCTTTCATGTAATGCTCCATCTAAGTGATCAGGGTAAAGCGGTTGACCTCGTTACGGTAACAGAGGAACTCGCGGCAGCTAAACTGATTGAGGATATTGGCGGTGTCAGTTATTTAAGTGATCTGGCCGGATCTGTTCCGACGGCAGCTAATATTGAGTATTATGCTAGAATCGTAGAAGAAAAGTCGTTACTTAGAAGATTAATCCGCACGGCAACCACTATTGCCTCTGATGGTTATTCGCGTGAAGACGAAGTGGAAGCCCTGTTAAGTGAAGCAGAAAAAAGCATTTTAGAAGTGGCGCAAAGAAAGAATGCCGGCGCCTTCCACGATATTAAAGATGTACTCGTTCGGACATATGACAATATTGAGGAAATGCATAAACGTGTGGGCGAGATTACAGGTCTTGAGACAGGGTTTGTCGAACTTGACCGGATGACAGCAGGCTTCCAGCGCAATGACTTAATCATTGTGGGTGCCCGTCCTTCCGTTGGTAAAACTGCCTTTGCCTTAAATATTGCGCAAAATGTGGCGAAAAAGACAGGTGAAAACATCGCCATCTTTAGTCTCGAGATGGGGGCAGAGCAGCTTGTCATGCGTCTCTTGTGTGCCGAAGGAAATATCGATGCGCAAAGGCTTCGTACCGGGTCCTTAACAGAGGAAGACTGGGGTAAGCTGACGATGGCAATGGGCGCCTTATCAAACACAGGGATCTATATTGATGATACCCCTGGGGTGCGTGTCGGTGATATTCGCTCAAAATGCCGCCGCCTAAAGCAGGAGCATGGTTTAGGGATGATTTTAATTGATTATTTACAGCTTATTTTAGGCAGCGGCCGCTCCGGCGAAAACCGTCAGCAGGAAGTATCGGAAATTTCCCGGTCTCTTAAGCAATTGGCTCGTGAGTTGCAGGTGCCGGTTATTGCCCTTTCACAGCTGTCCCGTGGTGTCGAGCAGCGCCAGGATAAGCGTCCCATGATGTCGGATATTCGTGAATCAGGTTCGATCGAGCAGGACGCCGATATTGTTGCCTTCCTTTATCGTGATGATTATTATGATAAGGAATCTGAAAGTAAGAATATCATTGAAATTATTATTGCTAAACAACGGAATGGTCCAACCGGTACGGTTTCGTTAGCCTTTGTGAAGGAATATAATAAATTTGTTAATATAGAGACACGTTATGATTCTCCGCCTGGAGCGTAA
- the rplI gene encoding 50S ribosomal protein L9, translating to MKVIFLKDVKGKGKKGEVKNVADGYAHNFLIKQGLAVEANNASISSLDAQKKKQEKMAAEELAEAKKLKETLDTITVELKAKAGEGGRLFGSITTKQVAEELQKKHGIKIDKRKMELADAIRTLGHTKVPVKLHHEVTATLTVSVTEIK from the coding sequence ATGAAGGTCATTTTTCTAAAGGATGTTAAGGGTAAAGGGAAAAAAGGGGAAGTAAAAAATGTGGCAGATGGCTATGCACATAACTTTTTAATTAAGCAGGGTTTAGCGGTTGAAGCCAATAATGCCAGCATTAGCTCATTAGATGCTCAAAAAAAGAAGCAGGAAAAAATGGCTGCTGAAGAGCTTGCTGAAGCGAAAAAACTGAAGGAAACACTGGATACGATTACGGTTGAATTAAAAGCCAAGGCCGGTGAGGGCGGACGCCTTTTTGGTTCGATTACAACAAAACAAGTTGCTGAAGAATTGCAAAAGAAGCATGGCATTAAAATCGATAAACGGAAAATGGAATTAGCGGATGCCATTCGCACGCTTGGCCATACAAAAGTACCTGTCAAGCTTCACCATGAAGTGACAGCGACATTAACGGTTTCTGTGACAGAAATCAAATAG
- a CDS encoding DHH family phosphoesterase, with protein sequence MPAFFEKRSIRYPFYGLIGVTVILLIVLLLYNWILSVAGLLLMIIPLYFMFVIDHRERTELEEYISTLSYRVKKVGEEALMEMPIGIMLINEEYFIEWTNPFLSSYFDEDTLVGKSLYDIADTLIPLIKQEVETEIITLHQRKFRVIHKREERLLYFFDVTEQKEIEKRYQDDRTVIATILLDNYDDLTQGMDDQMRGSINNLVTSILNKWATDNGIFLKRVSSERFIAVFSERILHILEKEKFAILDEIREMTSKQNVSFTLSIGVGTGVTSLPELGVLAQSSLDLALGRGGDQVAIKLPNGKVKFFGGKTNPVEKRTRVRARVISHALRDLIIASDKVIIMGHKNPDMDAIGSSIGIYKVAQMNQKEAYIVVNMQEIDNAVKRLMGELRQQEQLFSRFIGPEQALEIATEKTLLVVVDTHKPSMVIEERLLNKIDHVVVIDHHRRGEDFIDNPLLVYMEPYASSTAELVTEFLEYQPKRGKIEMIEATALLAGIIVDTKSFTLRTGSRTFDAASYLRAHGADTVLVQKFLKEDVDTYIKRSKLIESVSFYHDGIAIAKGTEQELHDQVIIAQAADTLLTMDGVLASFVIAKRSEGVIGISARSLGNVNVQVIMESLKGGGHLTNAATQLSGLSIEETEIQLKLAIDEYLEGVKKE encoded by the coding sequence TTGCCTGCATTTTTTGAAAAGCGGTCAATTCGTTACCCTTTTTATGGGCTAATTGGCGTAACCGTAATCCTGCTCATTGTCCTGTTATTATATAATTGGATCTTAAGTGTTGCCGGACTGCTATTAATGATTATCCCCCTCTACTTTATGTTTGTCATCGATCATCGGGAACGGACGGAATTGGAAGAATATATCTCAACGCTTTCGTACCGGGTGAAAAAAGTCGGCGAAGAAGCACTGATGGAGATGCCAATTGGGATCATGCTCATCAATGAAGAATATTTTATTGAATGGACCAATCCTTTCCTGTCATCCTATTTTGATGAGGATACATTGGTTGGCAAGTCGCTGTATGATATTGCAGATACGCTGATACCGTTGATTAAACAGGAAGTAGAGACAGAAATTATTACCCTTCATCAGCGGAAATTTCGCGTGATTCATAAACGAGAAGAGCGTCTATTGTACTTTTTCGATGTAACCGAGCAAAAGGAAATTGAGAAAAGGTATCAGGATGACAGAACGGTCATTGCGACCATCCTTTTGGACAATTATGATGATCTGACCCAGGGGATGGATGATCAGATGCGCGGCAGTATCAATAATTTGGTCACTTCTATTCTGAATAAGTGGGCAACAGACAATGGCATCTTCTTAAAAAGAGTTTCATCGGAACGATTTATTGCTGTTTTTAGCGAACGAATTCTCCATATTCTTGAAAAAGAGAAGTTTGCAATTCTGGATGAGATCCGGGAAATGACTTCGAAGCAGAATGTTTCTTTTACCTTGAGTATTGGGGTTGGCACAGGTGTGACCTCATTGCCGGAATTAGGGGTCTTAGCCCAATCAAGTCTGGATTTAGCTTTAGGCAGAGGCGGCGACCAAGTGGCGATTAAACTGCCGAATGGGAAAGTGAAATTCTTTGGCGGCAAAACAAATCCGGTTGAAAAACGGACACGGGTCCGAGCCCGCGTGATCTCCCATGCATTACGGGATTTAATCATCGCCAGTGATAAGGTCATCATCATGGGACATAAAAACCCTGATATGGATGCAATTGGTTCAAGTATTGGCATTTATAAAGTTGCCCAAATGAACCAAAAGGAAGCCTATATCGTCGTCAATATGCAGGAAATAGATAATGCTGTGAAACGGCTGATGGGTGAACTTCGTCAACAGGAACAATTATTTTCCCGTTTTATCGGTCCTGAACAAGCATTAGAAATTGCGACGGAAAAAACACTGCTTGTTGTTGTTGATACTCATAAGCCATCCATGGTCATTGAAGAACGGTTATTAAACAAAATTGATCATGTGGTCGTGATTGACCACCATCGCCGCGGCGAAGATTTTATAGACAATCCATTGCTTGTGTATATGGAACCGTATGCCTCGTCTACCGCGGAATTGGTAACGGAATTTTTGGAATATCAGCCGAAACGCGGTAAGATTGAGATGATTGAGGCAACAGCCCTCTTAGCCGGAATCATTGTAGATACGAAAAGCTTTACACTAAGGACGGGCTCACGGACATTTGATGCCGCCTCCTACCTCCGTGCTCATGGTGCTGATACGGTTCTCGTTCAGAAGTTTTTAAAAGAAGATGTTGATACATATATAAAGAGGTCCAAGCTCATTGAATCAGTCTCTTTTTATCATGATGGAATTGCGATTGCAAAAGGAACGGAACAGGAGCTCCATGATCAAGTGATTATTGCTCAAGCAGCCGATACTCTGTTGACAATGGATGGGGTACTCGCCTCTTTTGTGATTGCTAAACGCAGCGAAGGCGTGATTGGGATTAGTGCAAGATCGCTTGGGAACGTCAATGTACAAGTCATTATGGAAAGCTTAAAAGGCGGCGGCCATTTAACAAATGCAGCAACACAGCTGTCCGGCCTGTCGATTGAAGAAACAGAGATACAATTAAAGCTGGCGATTGATGAATATTTAGAAGGAGTGAAAAAGGAATGA
- a CDS encoding YybS family protein, with translation MKNVRKLTEGAILLAAFTVLLLITIYVPLIGSILNIVLPVPFIIFSAKNTMKNVAAFFLAAVAISFIAGSIAGLGLMLLYGIPGVFIGYMLQKNKSRTAILIASSLILMAGMVINYAVIVAFMKIDIIQEIHTALNQSLHDTQEMLKAMGREDQIKGLQEQNANLIKVIEIYAPSILILGAVIISFIIQWVCFPIVKRFGVRVEPWGSFRNLSLPKSLLWYYLIALGAMLLLRPEEGTYLFSVLVNARYILEFFLIFQGLAFVFFIFHQRSVAKGLGVLVVILSFTIPIARYIIMLLGITDLGFDFRKQFEKKE, from the coding sequence GTGAAAAATGTACGCAAACTAACAGAGGGAGCCATCCTTCTCGCTGCATTTACTGTTCTTTTATTAATAACGATTTATGTACCGCTGATTGGCTCTATTCTAAATATAGTCCTGCCTGTGCCGTTTATCATTTTCTCAGCAAAAAATACCATGAAAAATGTTGCCGCCTTCTTTCTCGCTGCGGTTGCCATCTCGTTTATAGCCGGATCAATTGCGGGTCTGGGGTTAATGCTTTTATACGGGATTCCAGGTGTGTTCATTGGCTATATGCTGCAGAAGAATAAGAGCAGGACGGCAATTTTAATTGCCAGTTCACTGATTCTTATGGCTGGCATGGTCATCAATTATGCGGTGATCGTTGCTTTTATGAAAATTGATATCATTCAGGAGATCCACACTGCCTTAAATCAATCGCTGCACGACACGCAAGAGATGTTGAAAGCGATGGGGAGAGAGGATCAGATTAAAGGACTGCAAGAGCAAAACGCCAATCTCATTAAAGTAATTGAAATCTATGCTCCGAGCATTTTAATTTTGGGAGCTGTTATCATTTCTTTTATTATTCAATGGGTGTGTTTTCCGATTGTAAAAAGATTTGGGGTACGTGTAGAGCCGTGGGGAAGCTTCCGCAATCTTTCACTGCCAAAAAGCCTGTTGTGGTACTATTTAATTGCTTTAGGGGCGATGCTGCTGCTTCGTCCGGAGGAAGGAACGTATTTATTTTCTGTTTTAGTCAATGCGCGCTACATATTAGAATTTTTCCTGATTTTTCAAGGGCTTGCCTTCGTGTTTTTTATTTTCCACCAAAGGTCAGTTGCGAAGGGATTGGGAGTACTTGTTGTAATTCTTTCTTTCACGATTCCAATTGCCCGTTATATAATAATGTTATTGGGTATTACAGATTTAGGCTTTGATTTTAGAAAGCAGTTTGAAAAAAAAGAGTAA
- the rpsR gene encoding 30S ribosomal protein S18, which yields MAGGRKGGRAKRRKVCYFTANGITRIDYKDVDLLKKFISERGKILPRRVTGTSAKYQRKLTVAIKRARQMALLPFVAGE from the coding sequence ATGGCAGGAGGACGTAAAGGCGGTCGCGCAAAACGCCGGAAAGTGTGCTATTTCACAGCAAATGGTATCACTCGCATCGATTATAAAGATGTGGATTTACTAAAAAAATTCATCTCTGAGCGTGGAAAGATTTTACCACGTCGTGTAACTGGTACAAGCGCTAAATATCAACGTAAACTAACAGTTGCAATCAAACGTGCACGTCAAATGGCATTACTACCATTTGTTGCAGGTGAATAA